GCGATCGTGCACGCATCTTCTTTGACCGCGTAAAGATATGGGAGACGCAAGGGAATGCACGGAGTGTGCAGGAAATTAGCTCGGGGGTGCCGGCGGTATGCGTTTGGCTCGCCAATGAATCGTACGTCTCCTAGCTCACCAGACTCCAAAGTACGGCCGTTGGacgcgaggagctcgtcaaGGCTTCAGGGCTAGCACCAGACCAGTTTTCCAAGGCAGAGCGCATGATCCAGGATATCGTGcagccgccgtcgcggcccAGGACCCGGCGCGAAGCGCCGAGAGCGCCGGAGCCggtggtgcgcacgccgcccaaagagaagcgcctcgacaaggccacgcttctcgagcgtgccaagGCGGTGCAGAGCGGAGCCATGTTCCGGCCGCCTGTCCCGGATGCTCCAGTGCGAGAGCCAAGCGAAGAGACGAGTGTCCCACGGAAGGTCGAAGCGACGCCCAAAGGCACGCCAGAGGTCGTTCCGGAGCGCAAACGTACGTCGCAACACTCACACAGGACGCGCATCCAGTACACCACAGGATATACCCCCGCCGCCCGCAGACGACAAGAACGCGCAGGCCTTCCAGCGCCTCTTGTCCCTCGGCATGCCGGCCCACCGCGAGGGACTCAAGTTCGAGGTACAGccccgccgcaagcgcggccgcccgccgGGCCAGAAAAAGTCGCCTGCGCAACTGATGCGTGACGAGGCACTGGAAGCGCTCTGGAAGGCAAACGCCGAGCACCCTACGTCGAATGGCTACATGCCTGCCCGCTATGCCGCCCAGGCCAAGCTGTCGAGAGAAGAAGCGCAGTGGCTCTGCCCCTTGCCGATGCCCATGATCATGTCTACTGCGAATCCCGCCACGGTCCAGGCGCTGCCGTCGGAAGTATGGGCACGGTGGGCCCAACTCGTAGACCTCGAATAGATACCCTTCTCCATTACGTCAtcgacgcgacgcgacgcgacgcgatGGAGAATGCGCAGGAGCAAGAGGTAGGTCGCTGTGCTAAgccagcgcatgcgcaagctcgagtTTCTCCTACAGCGCTCGGGCATCTACTCACGCGTGATGGGCGAAAAACTTCAACGCTCCAagccggacgaggagcccCCCGCCAAACGCGCACggaccgaggcggagctcggcacgctcgcgtccattgcgcggcgcgagcagcCCGCGCTGGTCACTGGTGCGGTGCTTAAGCCGTATCAGATGGATGGGCTAATCTGGCTGAGCAGTCTGTACGAAAATGGGCTGAACGGCATTCTTGCGGATGAAATGGGGTTGGGGTACGTCGCGTGTCTGATGCAGAAAAACGCTCCAGACCATTTCGTTCCTTGCGCATCTGCACGAGAAGAACGTCGAGGGACCATTCCTTattgccgcgccgctctcgaCGACGTCCAACTGGCAGAACGAGTTTGAAAAGTAGGTGGGCACACTGACGCAGGTTTGCGCCCGAGATACCCACGATGCTCTACCACGGTGACAAGGCAGAGCGTACGGCGATGCAAAAGAAACTATCGGGATCCTCACGCACCA
This sequence is a window from Malassezia japonica chromosome 5, complete sequence. Protein-coding genes within it:
- a CDS encoding uncharacterized protein (EggNog:ENOG503PM92); its protein translation is MAAPLAALCKGDRSVRDRARIFFDRVKIWETQGNARSVQEISSGVPAVCVWLANESLQSTAVGREELVKASGLAPDQFSKAERMIQDIVQPPSRPRTRREAPRAPEPVVRTPPKEKRLDKATLLERAKAVQSGAMFRPPVPDAPVREPSEETSVPRKVEATPKGTPEVVPERKRRASSTPQDIPPPPADDKNAQAFQRLLSLGMPAHREGLKFEVQPRRKRGRPPGQKKSPAQLMRDEALEALWKANAEHPTSNGYMPARYAAQAKLSREEAQWLCPLPMPMIMSTANPATVQALPSEVWARWAQLVDLE